From the Streptomyces sp. NBC_00390 genome, the window TCGCCTTCCAGTCCAAGGCCGGCGGCCAGTACCGCCGTGCCCAGATCCGCTACGTCGGCTCCGGTGCCACCGGCAACCACGAGGGTGACAACCGGATCATCCCGTCCGGCGGCTTCACCTTCTCCAACATGCTGCTGCCGCCCGGCGCCGAGGGCCCCGAGCACACCCACCACGACGTGGAGGAGGCCTTCTTCGTCCTCGAGGGCCGGGTCCGGGTCGGCATCCACCGCGGCGCGGACGAGGTGGAGTACCGCACCCTCGGCTACCGCGACATGATCGTCGTCCCGGCGGGTGTGGCCCGTTCCCTGAAGAACGAGGGCGACACCGACGCCCTGTTCTGCGTCGTCATCGGCACGCAGAAGCCGCAGGTGCCGACGTACCCCGAGCACTCGCCGATGCACGGCGTCACCCGTGACTGACCCACGCGGGGACGTCCGTACGGTCGTCGTCACCGGGGCGGGCCGTGGCCTGGGACTGGCCATGGCCCGCCGGGCCGGCACGGACGGTTTCCGCGTCGTCGTCGCCGAGCTGGAGCAGCAGCGGGGCAAGGACGCCGAGCGGCAGCTGCGCGCGGAGGGCATCGCAGCCCACTTCGTGCGCTGCGATGTCGCCGACCCGGCCTCGGTGGACGAACTCGCCGCCTTCACGGAGCAGTTCGGTCCTCTGCACGGCCTGGTCAACAACGCGGCCCTCGCCAACGGCGTGGGCGGCAAGGAGTTCCAGGACATCGACGTCAAGGTGTGGGACCGGCTGATGGCGGTCAACGCCCGCAGCCCCTGGCTGGTGTCCAAGGCCCTGCTTCCGCAGCTCCTCGCTCACGGCGCGGGCGGCCGCATCGTCAACCTAGCGTCGGACGCGGCCCTGTACGGCTCACCCCGGCTCGCCCACTACGTCGCTTCCAAGGGCGCGGTGATCGCGCTGACCCGGGCCCTGGCCCGGGAGCTCGGCGACAAGGGCATCACAGTCAACGCGGTCGCGCCCGGCCTCACCGAATGCGAGGCGACCTCGACCGTGCCCGCCGAGCGCCACGACCTCTACCGCATGAACCGGGCCATCTCCCGCCCCCAGCAGCCCGACGACCTCACCGGCACCGTCGCCTTCCTGCTCGGCGAGGAGTCCCGCTATCTGACCGGACAGGTGATCGCCGTCAACGGCGGCTTCACCATGCACTGACCTGATCGACAGGAGACAACTGCCATGGATCTGGGCCTCGCCGACCGCACCATCGTGGTCACCGGCGGCAGCTCGGGCGTCGGCCTGGCCACGGTCCGCGCCCTGATCGACGAAGGCGCCCGCGTCGCGGCCTGCGGCAGGGACGCCGACCGGCTCGCGAAAGCGGCTGCGGTCATCGACAGCGACCGGCTGCTGACGGGAGTGTGCGACGTACGCGACGCGCACGCCGTGCGCGGCTTCACCGACCGCGTGGCCGCCGAGTTCGGCGGCATCGACGGGCTGGTCAACAACGCCGGCCAGTCCCGGATGAAGCGCCTCGACGAGACCACGGCCGAGGACTGGCGCGACGAGCTGGAGCTCAAGTTCTGCGGTGTGCTCAATCCGCTGCACGCGGCCCGTCCCCATCTCAAGGCCTCGGACGCGGCAAGCGTCGTCAACGTCAACGCCGTGCTCGCCAAGCAGCCAGAGACCCGCCTCATCACGACCGGCGCCGCCCGCGCCGGCATCCTCAACCTCTCCAAGTCCCTGTCGGCAGAGCTCGCCCCCGAGGGCATCCGGGTCAACTCCGTGTGTCTCGGGATGATCGACACCGGCCAGTGGACCCGCCGTCACGCGGCCGCCGGCTCCGGAACGACCTACGAGGAGTGGCAGGCGGAGCTCGCCGCCGACCGCGGCATCGCGCTCGGCCGCCTCGGGCGGGCCGAGGAGGTCGCGTACGCGATTCTGTCGCTGCTCTCGCCCCGCGCCTCGTACATCACCGGCACGGCCATCGACGTGTGCGGCGGCGTCGGCCGCTCCATCCTCTGAGGAGACCTCACCATGCGATACGACAACGGAGGCGATCTCCTCGTCGCCGTCCTTCGGGAACTGGGCATCGACACCGTCTTCGGCATCGTCAGCGTGCACAATCTGCCGCTGGTCGAAGCCGTCGACCGGGAGCTGCGCTTCGTGCCCGTACGCCACGAGGCGTCGGCCGTGAACGCCGCAGACGCCTACGGGCGCGCCCGCGGCACCATCGGCTGCGCCCTCACCTCCACCGGTACGGGCGCGGGGAACGCGGCCGGATCGCTGATCGAGGCGCTCAGCGCGGGCACGTCCGTCCTGCACATCACCGGGCAGGTGGAGAGCGAGTTCCTGGGCAGCGGACGCGGGTTCATCCATGAGACCAAGGACCAGCTGGGCATGCTGACGGCGGTGTCCGCACACGCCGCCACCGTGCGGTCCGCCGGCGAGGCAGGCCGCGTGCTGCGCGAGGCCGCCCGTGCCGCGCTCACCGCACCCGGCGGACCCGCGAGCGTGGAGTGGCCGATCGACCTGCAGTACGCGGCGCAGACGGACACCCCGGTCGAATACGCACCCACGCCCGTACCGAGGCCGGACGACAGTGAACTGGACACGGCGGCCCGGCTGTTGGCAACCGCACGGCGACCGGTGATCTGGGCCGGCGGCGGAGCCGGCCGGGCCCGTGCCGAGCTCGCCGAACTGCTCACCGCCACCGGCGCCGGACTGCTCACCTCCAACTCCGGACGCGGCTCCGTGCCCGAGGACCACCCCCAGGTCATCGGCAACTTCGCCACCACCCCGGCCGCCCGGGCCCTGCTCGCCGACGCCGATGTGCTGCTGACCGTCGGCACCCACTTCCGTTCCAACGAGACGGCCGACTACACACTCGAACTCCCCGCCGCCCACATCCAGATCGACCTGGACGCCGCGGCGCTGGGCCGCGTGTATCCGGTGCAGGGCGCCCTGCAGGGCGACGCCGCCGCCGTCCTCGCGGAGCTGCTCCCGCACGCACGGGCGGCCGAACCCGCCTGGACGAACCGTGTCGCCGCCGTCCGCGCAAAGGTGCGGGCCACACTGCACGACAGCATCGGCCCCCAGGCGGCGGTCTGCGACGCGATCCGCGCCGCGCTGCCCCGCAGGGCCGTCGTCGCCCGCGATGTCACCATCCCGTCCAGCAGCTGGGGCAACCGGCTCCTCGAGATGTACGACCCGCGCGACAACGTCTTCCCGCGTGGCGGCGGCATCGGCCAGGGCCTCGGCATGGGCATCGGCGCGGCGCTCGCCCGGCCCGAGGACCCCGCCGTGGTCCTCGCCGGTGACGGCGGACTCGCGGTCCACCTCGGCGAACTGCTCACGCTGGCCCAGGAGTGGCCCCGCCTCACCCTGCTCGTGTTCAACGACGGCGGCTACGGCGTGCTGCGCAACATGCAGGACCGGTACAGCGAGCGCCGCTCCGGAGTCGACCTGGTCACACCCGACTTCGAGCAGCTGGCCGGTGCCTGTGGGCTCCCGTATCTGCGGATCTCCACCGCCGAGGACGCCCGGCCGCTGATCGCCGAGGCGGTCGCCTCCGACGGGCCGACGCTCGTCGAGGTCGATCTCGCGGCGCTCGGCCCGATGAAGAACCCGTTCACCCCGCCCGTGAGGATCCCGGGCCTCTCCCCGGCCCAGTGAGGAGTCAGCCGAGATGAGCGAGACCTCTGTGCAGCTGACCGTGCACCGGATGACCTGGGAGGCGGAGGGCGTTCTGTCCGTCGAGCTGATCCATCCCGACGGCAAGCCCCTTCCCGCCTGGACACCCGGCGCGCACATCGACGTCCATGTGGGCGGCCGGATCCGCCAGTACAGCCTGTGCGGCGACCCCCGGTCCACGGCGGCGTACCGCATCGGCGTCCTCGACGAGCCGGCCTCGCGGGGCGGTTCGCGGTACGTGCACACCCAGCTGCGCCCCGGGCAGACCGTCACCGTCTCCGAGCCGCGCAACCACTTCGCGCTGGAGGAGGCAGCCGGACTTGTCTTCGTCGCGGGCGGCATCGGCATCACGCCGCTGCTCGCCATGGCACGCGAGAGTGCGCGACGCGGTGTGCCGTGGCGCATGGTGTACGGCGGGCGCAGCCGCGCATCGATGGCCTTCACCGATGAACTGGCCGCTCTGGACGGCGAGGTGACGCTCGTTCCGCAGGATGAGCAGGGCCACATCGACCTGGACGCCGCCCTCACGGGACTGCCCGCCGGCACGCTCGTCTACTGCTGCGGCCCGGAGCCCCTGCTGGCCGCGGTGGAGGAGAGGTGCCCCGCCGGGCAGCTGCGCCTGGAGCGGTTCGCCGCACCCGTCGTGGAACGCACCGGGGACGACGAGGCGTTCGAGGTCGAGTGCGCCGCCTCGGGGCTCACCCTCACCGTCGGCGCCGACACCTCGATCCTGCAGGCCGCGGAGGACGCGGGCCTGAAGGTCGACAGCTCCTGCCGGGACGGCATCTGCGGCTCCTGCGAGACCCGGGTGCTTGCCGGCACCCCCGATCACCGCGACTTCCTGCTCAGCGAGGCCGAGCACACCGCGAACGCCACGATGATGATCTGCGTCTCGCGCTGCGCCACCGGCCGCCTCGTCCTCGACCTGTGACCCGACCGTTGGAGGCCCCCATGACCACCGCCCCCTGGCCGTACCTGGACACTCACCAGTCCCGTACGCACGAACCCACCCCCTACGAACACAAGCTGGCCGCCACCCTCGAAGAGGTCTTCACCAAGGACGGTCACGAACTCGCCGACGTCATCCGTGGACTGAACTCCCGTCAGGTCCACGCCCCCGACGGCGCCCCGTGGACCGAGGAGTCCTTCCGCGCCGAGATGCACCGCCTGGGAGCCTGACCATGACCCTGTCGACCACCGCCACCGCCGAGCACATCTACGCCACCGGCCTGCGCAACCAGTGGCACCCCGTCGTCCCCTCCGACTTCGTCGCCCCCGGCGCGATGCGCAAGGTCACCGCGCTCGGCGAACAGTGGCTGCTGTTCCGCCGCTCCGACGGCGCCCTGTCGATGCTCGCCGACCGCTGCCCCCACCGCGGCGCCCCGCTGTCGCTCGGCAAGCACCTCGGCGACCGGGTCGCCTGCTGGTACCACGGCGTCGAGGTCGAGACCGACGGCACCGTCTCGTCCGTCCCCGGCCTGCCCGGCTGCAATCTGGAGGGCAAGAAGCTCGTCACCTCACTGCCGGTGCGTGAGGCCGCCGGCGCGATCCTCGCCTACTTCGGCGACGAAGCGCACCCGGAGCCCGCCGAACTCACCCTTCCCGACCCGCTCACCGACCCCGAGGTCGAGCCGATCCTGTGCTACGCCGAGTGGAACGTGCCGTGGCGGTACGCCATGGAGAACCTCCTCGACCCGATGCACGGCGCGTTCCTGCACCACGAGTCGCACACGATGTACGACGGGGACACGACGGCAAAGTTCCGGATCCGCGAGACCCATCGCGGCTACTTCTTCGAGAAGACCGACCAGCGGGGCGTCAACTTCGACTGGGTGGAGCTGTGCCGTACCGGCATCGACTGGGTCGACCTGACCATCCCGTACCCGCCCTCCGCCGGTCCCGGGGGAGCCTTCGGCATCGTCGGCGCGGCCTGCCCGGTCGACGCCGAACGCACCGGGGTCTTCTTCTGGCGCTACCGCCGCGTCCAGGGCTGGCAGCGCGACACCTGGCGCTTCCTCTACAAGACGCTCATCGAGAAGCGTCACTGGGAGGTTCTCGAGCAGGACCGCGTCATGCTGGAGGCCATGCCGGCCGACGCCGACCAGGGCGAGAATCTCTACCAGCACGATCTGGGTGTGGTCCGGCTGCGCCGTCTGTACCGGGCGCAGGCCGAGTCACAGTCCGCGGCCGCCGACGGGTGACCCCGGCGGGGGTCCTCAGCCGGCGGGCTCCTCGTCCGACACGAGGATGGAGTGCTCCAGCTTGCGCAGCAGCCGCGCGAGCTGGCGGCACTCGGCGGGGGACAGCTCGCCGAGCATCCGGCGTTCGTTGTCGAGATGTTCGGCGAACACCTCGTCCACCTTGGCGAGCCCGTCGTCGGTGAGCCGCGAGTAGACGACCCGCCGGTCCTCCGCGTCCCGCTCCCGGACGATCAGCCCGTCCTTCTCCAGCCGGTCGATCCGCAGCGTGACACCGGCGGACGAGACGAGTCCCGAGTCGGCCAGCTGACCCGCGGTCAGCCGGTACGGCTTGCCGGCCCGGCGCAGCGCGGTGAGCACGTCGAAGCCCGCGACCGACAGCCCGTGGCGCTCGATGGAAGAGGTGAGCCGGGTGCTGTAGCGCAGATACGAGCGGTGCAGCCGGGCGAGGACCTCCAGCGGGCTGGTGTCCAGCTCGGGCCGCTCCCGTGCCCAGTCCTCGATGACATTCGCCACGGCGTCCCGATCGGCCGCGGCCCTGCGCTCCGCCATCCCCGCCCCCTCGTACGACCGTGCGTATCGCTGCTTCGGGGCGTCCATGTCCCACGCCCCTGAAAATTCTACCCCTGAGGCGATCGGCTCTCTCCGGCCCGCCGGAGGGCGCGCCTGCAGCCCGAGGTGGCTTTCAGCTGTCGGACGTCACCACCGGGATCTCCGCCCAGACCTGTTTGCCGCCGCTGAGCGGCACCGAGCCCCAGGACGCCGTCGTCGCCTCGACGATCAGCAGCCCGCGCCCCCCGGTCGCCTCCCAGTCCACCTCTCCCGACGGTTTGACGGGGCTGCGCGGCGACGCGTCGTTCACGGCGATCCGCAGGCGGTCCGCGGACAGCGTCAGGTCCAGCCGTACCTCGCCCTGGGTATGGGCGATGCCGTTGGTGACCAGTTCGGAGACCACCAGCAGAGCCACGTCCAGTTCGTCCTTCAGCCCCCAGGAGCGCAGCGTGCGTGCGGTGAACCGGCGGGCGTGCATGACGGCGTTGGGCAGCCGCCACACCGTCCAGTGGGTCCGTACCGGCCGCACCCTCGTCCCGTCGTAGCGCAGCAGCAGCACCGCCACGTCGTCGTCGCGCCCGTCCGCTCCCCCGACCAGTTCGTCGGCGACGAGACCAGGGTCGGCCGGGTCCGTCGCGGAGAGCAGCTCGCAGACGCGGCGCATGCCGTCCTCCAGATGGAGCTGCGCCGATTCGACGAGGCCGTCCGTCAGCAGGGTCAGCAGGGTTCCCGGGACCAACCCGGCCTCGGTCATGGGGTATTCGGCGTCCGCGAGCACGCCCAGCGGTGGGCCGCCCTCGACCTGCAGCTCCTCCGCGTGGCCGTCCGGGTGGCGCAGTACGGGCGACAGATGCCCCGCCCGTACGAACTTGGCGATGCCCTCCTCCATGTCCAGGTCCACGTACAGGCAGGTGGCGAAGAGATCGGTCTCCATGCCGACGAGCAGACGATTGGCGCGGGCGACCACCACATCCGGCGGATGGCCCTCGACCGCGTACGCCCGCACGGCCGTGCGCATCTGGCCCATGATGGTGGCGGCTCCGGCGCTGTGCCCCTGGACGTCCCCGATCACGAGGGCCACATGACCGTCGCCGAGCGGGATCACGTCGTACCAGTCGCCGCCCACCTCGAGCCCGACGGTCGCGGGCAGATACCGGGCGACGGCGACCCCTCCGGCCAGTTCGGGCAGCGTACGGGGCAGCAGGCTGCGCTGCAGCATGGTGGCGAGCTCGTGCCCGGCGTCCAGGGCGTGCGCGCGCATCAGGGCCTGACCCACCAGACCCGCGGCCGCGGTCAGCAGCGAGCGCTCCTCGGGGCCGAACCGGTGCTCCTCGTCCCAGCCCACCAGGCACACCCCGACCATCCGGCCGTCGGCGGGCAGCGGCAGCACCGCGAGCCCGCCCGGCCCGATACCGGCGAGCCCGGGCTCCAGGCCGGCCCCGGGGGGCCACAGGCTCACATGGCCCTCCCGCAGCGCGTTGCGCAGCGTGGGCAGGCTCTGCAGGGACGCGTCGGGCCATTCGGAGCGCCACTCGGAGCGCCAGATGCCGGGCCAGGCCTCGTGCTCCGGCGGATCGAGCATGGTGACGAACAGCCGCTCGGCCTCCAGCTCTGCGATCGCGATGCGGTTGGCACCCAGCGGCTCGCGCAGGGCGGTGACCACCAGCCGGCTGACGTCACGGATGGTGGTGGCCCCGGCCAGCCTGGCGGACAGGCGCTGGACGATGGAGACCTCGTCGGCGCTGGGGCGCAGGTAGGCGGCGTCGGCGACCACGCCGAGGATGCGTTCCGGGGCGCCGGTGGCGTCGACCTGGACACGGCAGCGCAGTCCGAGCCAGCGAAGCTCGCCGCCCGGCCGGCGAATCCGGAAGGCCAGCTGGTCCCCGTCGGGGGACAGGCGGCCCGGCTCCACGATGGCCATCAGCGCGGGGATGTCATCGGGCACGGCGCAGGCGAGAAGGGTCTCGACCTGTCCGTCGAAGTCGTCGCGGCCTATGCCCAGGAGGCTCAGCACCTGTGCGTCCGCGTCCATGGCGCCGGTGGCAAGCTCCAGGGTGAAGGCGCCGCCTTGCAGTGGCATCAGCTTGGGGCCCAGATGGGCACGCGGCTGCGCCCGCCCGGCGACGCGGGCCGCGACCGATTCGAGCCCGGCGGCCACCTGGTCGGCGTACAGCTCCAGAAGACTGCGCCGGTCGGCGTCGAAGCCGTCCGCCACCGCGCCCGCGACCACCAGGCACCCCAGCTCCCCGTTGCCGCGTCCCAGGGGCAGCACGCCCATCGAGATCTTGGCCGACGGTCTGCCGGCGGTGCCGATCAGCGTGGCGTCACTACCGTTCGCGTGGTAGGCGGCGACCTCCTGCGGACTCAGCCACAGCGGGCGGCGCGACCGGAAGGCCTCTGCGGCGGGGGACTGCCCGGACAGGCCCAGAACCGCGGGCAGCCCGTACGAGAGGCCGCGCTCGCCGACCGTCTCGGCCAGGTGCAGTTCGTCGCCACCCTCGGCGAGTACGTAGACGGCTGCCATTTCGGCCCCGCAGAACGCAAAGTTGTGCCGAGTCAAAGTCTGTATCACCTCCATACCCGCCGGGCGACACTGTCCACTCCCCATGGTGGCGCTCGCAGGACTGCGGGAGCTAGTCAGGAGGGCAGGCGGATGCCGCCGGCAGAGGGCATCCGCCTTAAGTTTGCTCACGACACGTGTCCGTTTGGTCATCTTATGTAGCGATTTAGGGTCATTCGGCCCTAGCGTCAGCTCATGACGAAACGACAGTTGATGTACCTCGGATGCGCAGCCCTCATGGCCGCCACGGGACTGGGCGCCGCGGCCCCCGCCCCCGCCGAGGTCACACACCACCTCACGCACTTCGTACGCGCCGGGCAGTCCATCCAGGCGGCTGTGGACGCCGCACTGCCCGGAGACACCGTCACCATCGCTCCAGGGACCTACCACCAGAGCGTTGTGATCAAGAAACACAACCTGACTCTTCGGGGGACGGGCGGACGGACCGTGCTGAAGCCGGCCGCCGCGTCCTCCAAGAACGCCTGCGCCAAGTCCGGCAACGGAATCTGTGTCCTGGGCACGCGGGCACTGCCCGTCAAGGGGGTACGGATCCAGTCGCTGACCCTGTCGGGATACAAGAAGAGCGGGATCTGGGCCACCGGCACCGACCGTCTGACGGTGCAGAGGGTGTACTCCGAGAGCAACAAGGTCTGGGGCATCGCCCAGGAGTGGTCGACCCGCAGCGTTCTCACCCACAACATCGCCCGCAAGAACGGAGACGCGGGCATCTTCGTCGCGAACACCGTCACACTCGAAGCGGGGGCGACCGACACCGGCGGCACGGTCGTCGGACACAACCTGCTGTTCGACAACCGCATCGGCGCCACGATCCGCCGCGTCAGGAAC encodes:
- a CDS encoding cupin domain-containing protein, producing the protein MPLTTTAYDNGGDLAAYTDSLIATKDSREPDWNTLAFQSKAGGQYRRAQIRYVGSGATGNHEGDNRIIPSGGFTFSNMLLPPGAEGPEHTHHDVEEAFFVLEGRVRVGIHRGADEVEYRTLGYRDMIVVPAGVARSLKNEGDTDALFCVVIGTQKPQVPTYPEHSPMHGVTRD
- a CDS encoding SDR family oxidoreductase, with protein sequence MTDPRGDVRTVVVTGAGRGLGLAMARRAGTDGFRVVVAELEQQRGKDAERQLRAEGIAAHFVRCDVADPASVDELAAFTEQFGPLHGLVNNAALANGVGGKEFQDIDVKVWDRLMAVNARSPWLVSKALLPQLLAHGAGGRIVNLASDAALYGSPRLAHYVASKGAVIALTRALARELGDKGITVNAVAPGLTECEATSTVPAERHDLYRMNRAISRPQQPDDLTGTVAFLLGEESRYLTGQVIAVNGGFTMH
- a CDS encoding SDR family oxidoreductase is translated as MDLGLADRTIVVTGGSSGVGLATVRALIDEGARVAACGRDADRLAKAAAVIDSDRLLTGVCDVRDAHAVRGFTDRVAAEFGGIDGLVNNAGQSRMKRLDETTAEDWRDELELKFCGVLNPLHAARPHLKASDAASVVNVNAVLAKQPETRLITTGAARAGILNLSKSLSAELAPEGIRVNSVCLGMIDTGQWTRRHAAAGSGTTYEEWQAELAADRGIALGRLGRAEEVAYAILSLLSPRASYITGTAIDVCGGVGRSIL
- a CDS encoding thiamine pyrophosphate-binding protein translates to MRYDNGGDLLVAVLRELGIDTVFGIVSVHNLPLVEAVDRELRFVPVRHEASAVNAADAYGRARGTIGCALTSTGTGAGNAAGSLIEALSAGTSVLHITGQVESEFLGSGRGFIHETKDQLGMLTAVSAHAATVRSAGEAGRVLREAARAALTAPGGPASVEWPIDLQYAAQTDTPVEYAPTPVPRPDDSELDTAARLLATARRPVIWAGGGAGRARAELAELLTATGAGLLTSNSGRGSVPEDHPQVIGNFATTPAARALLADADVLLTVGTHFRSNETADYTLELPAAHIQIDLDAAALGRVYPVQGALQGDAAAVLAELLPHARAAEPAWTNRVAAVRAKVRATLHDSIGPQAAVCDAIRAALPRRAVVARDVTIPSSSWGNRLLEMYDPRDNVFPRGGGIGQGLGMGIGAALARPEDPAVVLAGDGGLAVHLGELLTLAQEWPRLTLLVFNDGGYGVLRNMQDRYSERRSGVDLVTPDFEQLAGACGLPYLRISTAEDARPLIAEAVASDGPTLVEVDLAALGPMKNPFTPPVRIPGLSPAQ
- a CDS encoding PDR/VanB family oxidoreductase → MSETSVQLTVHRMTWEAEGVLSVELIHPDGKPLPAWTPGAHIDVHVGGRIRQYSLCGDPRSTAAYRIGVLDEPASRGGSRYVHTQLRPGQTVTVSEPRNHFALEEAAGLVFVAGGIGITPLLAMARESARRGVPWRMVYGGRSRASMAFTDELAALDGEVTLVPQDEQGHIDLDAALTGLPAGTLVYCCGPEPLLAAVEERCPAGQLRLERFAAPVVERTGDDEAFEVECAASGLTLTVGADTSILQAAEDAGLKVDSSCRDGICGSCETRVLAGTPDHRDFLLSEAEHTANATMMICVSRCATGRLVLDL
- a CDS encoding recombinase-like helix-turn-helix domain-containing protein, which translates into the protein MTTAPWPYLDTHQSRTHEPTPYEHKLAATLEEVFTKDGHELADVIRGLNSRQVHAPDGAPWTEESFRAEMHRLGA
- a CDS encoding aromatic ring-hydroxylating dioxygenase subunit alpha, which translates into the protein MTLSTTATAEHIYATGLRNQWHPVVPSDFVAPGAMRKVTALGEQWLLFRRSDGALSMLADRCPHRGAPLSLGKHLGDRVACWYHGVEVETDGTVSSVPGLPGCNLEGKKLVTSLPVREAAGAILAYFGDEAHPEPAELTLPDPLTDPEVEPILCYAEWNVPWRYAMENLLDPMHGAFLHHESHTMYDGDTTAKFRIRETHRGYFFEKTDQRGVNFDWVELCRTGIDWVDLTIPYPPSAGPGGAFGIVGAACPVDAERTGVFFWRYRRVQGWQRDTWRFLYKTLIEKRHWEVLEQDRVMLEAMPADADQGENLYQHDLGVVRLRRLYRAQAESQSAAADG
- a CDS encoding MarR family winged helix-turn-helix transcriptional regulator, whose translation is MAERRAAADRDAVANVIEDWARERPELDTSPLEVLARLHRSYLRYSTRLTSSIERHGLSVAGFDVLTALRRAGKPYRLTAGQLADSGLVSSAGVTLRIDRLEKDGLIVRERDAEDRRVVYSRLTDDGLAKVDEVFAEHLDNERRMLGELSPAECRQLARLLRKLEHSILVSDEEPAG
- a CDS encoding SpoIIE family protein phosphatase; the encoded protein is MAAVYVLAEGGDELHLAETVGERGLSYGLPAVLGLSGQSPAAEAFRSRRPLWLSPQEVAAYHANGSDATLIGTAGRPSAKISMGVLPLGRGNGELGCLVVAGAVADGFDADRRSLLELYADQVAAGLESVAARVAGRAQPRAHLGPKLMPLQGGAFTLELATGAMDADAQVLSLLGIGRDDFDGQVETLLACAVPDDIPALMAIVEPGRLSPDGDQLAFRIRRPGGELRWLGLRCRVQVDATGAPERILGVVADAAYLRPSADEVSIVQRLSARLAGATTIRDVSRLVVTALREPLGANRIAIAELEAERLFVTMLDPPEHEAWPGIWRSEWRSEWPDASLQSLPTLRNALREGHVSLWPPGAGLEPGLAGIGPGGLAVLPLPADGRMVGVCLVGWDEEHRFGPEERSLLTAAAGLVGQALMRAHALDAGHELATMLQRSLLPRTLPELAGGVAVARYLPATVGLEVGGDWYDVIPLGDGHVALVIGDVQGHSAGAATIMGQMRTAVRAYAVEGHPPDVVVARANRLLVGMETDLFATCLYVDLDMEEGIAKFVRAGHLSPVLRHPDGHAEELQVEGGPPLGVLADAEYPMTEAGLVPGTLLTLLTDGLVESAQLHLEDGMRRVCELLSATDPADPGLVADELVGGADGRDDDVAVLLLRYDGTRVRPVRTHWTVWRLPNAVMHARRFTARTLRSWGLKDELDVALLVVSELVTNGIAHTQGEVRLDLTLSADRLRIAVNDASPRSPVKPSGEVDWEATGGRGLLIVEATTASWGSVPLSGGKQVWAEIPVVTSDS
- a CDS encoding right-handed parallel beta-helix repeat-containing protein, which translates into the protein MTKRQLMYLGCAALMAATGLGAAAPAPAEVTHHLTHFVRAGQSIQAAVDAALPGDTVTIAPGTYHQSVVIKKHNLTLRGTGGRTVLKPAAASSKNACAKSGNGICVLGTRALPVKGVRIQSLTLSGYKKSGIWATGTDRLTVQRVYSESNKVWGIAQEWSTRSVLTHNIARKNGDAGIFVANTVTLEAGATDTGGTVVGHNLLFDNRIGATIRRVRNLTVQYNSISANCAGVFVVGDESKPRAGDLTVRGNRISSNNKYCKATARLPQIQGTGLVLTGAEDTLVDANLVWDNVGKYPLSGGIVLFKSFVGAANTGNVIRGNVVLRNGPADLANRDVGTGNQWTANMCRVSQPVGMC